A single window of Aspergillus oryzae RIB40 DNA, chromosome 8 DNA harbors:
- a CDS encoding MFS transporter (predicted protein) produces the protein MAAADGPVSNDREEQPSFELSRQEPPQIFHQAERWNHPRSNILKTLATYWSFLVMGMNDAAYGLESHYNLSYTVVSLVFFSPLGGYTLAACLNNRIHAKLGRRGVAWLSPGCHIIAYIVNCLHPPYPVLVVSFIFAGFGNGLSDAAWNAWLGNMANANQLLGLLHGFYGAGGVLSPLIATSLITKAHLEWYYFYYIMIGCAALEFAFLLTAFWDSPGTPVEDACADESKGGLRQVLFKKTYARVTWLCAFFLLGYVGIEVALGGWIVTFMMQIRNGEAFASGMTATGFWLGLTVGRVVLGFVTPRIGEKVSIVVYSLLAIGLGLILWLVPNFYASAVAVSLQGFFLGPFFPAVVVVATKLLPKSQHVSAIGFAAAFGGGGAAVLPFVVGALAQARGVEVLQPFIIGLSGGILLLWLGLPRMPKKGEGNRLSA, from the exons ATGGCGGCAGCGGATGGCCCCGTTTCCAACGATCGGGAAGAACAACCGTCGTTTGAGTTGTCAAGGCAGGAGCCTCCCCAGATATTCCATCAAGCAGAGCGATGGAACCATCCCCGGTCCAATATACTCAAAACATTGGCTACTTATTGGAGCTTTCTAGTTATGGGCATGAATGACGCTGCGTATGGG CTTGAATCTCACTACAATTTATCCTACACGGTTGTGTCACTTGTATTCTTCTCACCACTTGGTGGCTACACTCTCGCTGCTTGTCTAAACAATCGAATTCACGCTAAGCTTGGCCGTCGTGGCGTTGCATGGCTGTCTCCTGGGTGCCATATCATTGCGTATATAGTCAATTGTCTGCATCCACCATACCCGGTCTTGGTTGTGTCATTCATCTTTGCGGGCTTTGGCAATGGACTTAGCGATGCCGCGTGGAATGCCTGGCTAGGGAATATGGCGAATGCAAACCAGCTCCTTGGACTACTACACGGTTTCTATGGCGCTGGCGGAGTACTAAGTCCTTTGATAGCCACTTCCTTGATTACTAAAGCTCATCTGGAATGGTATTACTTCTATTACATCATG ATTGGCTGCGCGGCGCTCGAATTCGCGTTCCTTCTCACGGCTTTCTGGGATTCGCCCGGCACACCTGTCGAAGACGCTTGCGCCGATGAAAGCAAAGGTGGTCTCCGTCAAGTTCTCTTTAAAAAAACGTATGCCAGGGTAACTTGGCTGTGTGcatttttccttctcggtTATGTAGGAATTGAAGTTGCACTCGGCGGATGGATCGTAACATTCATGATGCAAATCCGCAACGGAGAAGCATTTGCCAGCGGCATGACGGCTACTGGATTTTGGCTAGGACTCACCGTAGGCCGGGTGGTACTGGGCTTCGTGACGCCGCGAATTGGAGAGAAGGTCTCTATTGTG GTATACTCACTACTGGCTATTGGACTGGGTCTAATTCTCTGGCTTGTGCCTAATTTTTATGCTTCGGCGGTCGCTGTCTCCCTCCAAGGCTTTTTCCTTGGCCCTTTCTTCCCTGCTGTCGTGGTCGTAGCTACCAAGCTTCTCCCGAAGTCGCAGCATGTCAGCGCCATTGGGTTTGCGGCTGCGTTCGGGGGAGGAGGTGCAGCTGTTCTACCCTTTGTGGTCGGTGCCCTTGCACAGGCACGAGGAGTGGAGGTTCTCCAGCCTTTCATCATCGGCTTGTCCGGAGGTATTCTCTTGCTGTGGTTAGGGCTGCCGCGGATGccaaagaagggagaaggaaaccgTCTCAGTGCTTGA